The Candidatus Alcyoniella australis genomic interval ACACAAGCTGCTTCTCGGTCTCGACCACGGAGATCGAAGCACAGTCCTACCGCTACCAGATTGGGGATCGGTTCTTCGTCTACTGCAAGGGAAACGCGGACGGCGCGGGCAACGTGATCGAGAATCCGCTGCTGATCTTGCGCGACCTGTGGAACAACTATGCCAGCCCGGTCACGGAGAACAACGACTGGTTCGACAGCTTCAGCACCGAATACCTCCATTTCAGCGGCAGCCGGGCGCGGGCGCGGCTGGTTGACCAGGAACCGCTGATCGACGTGTCCGACCGGCTGTGCACCGAGTTCAACATGATCTGGGGCGTCAAGCCCGAGGAGTCCGGCGGGGTCTGGGATACGGTCTACTGGGCGCGGCGGTTCGATCCCTGGAACACCTCGGGCAACGCCACGCCCACGGCGGACTATCGGCCGGCCTGGGGCAGTATCAGCTCCGAGCCGATAATCAAGCCCGCAGAAACAGACCTCTATGCAGACCGTCTGCGAGTGCTGTATCGCTATCACCCGCTGCTTGAAATCTGGTCAAAGTTAAAAGAGGCCAATGTTTCCGGCCTGAAGTATTTGCCCTGGAACCCTGGCGGCGCGGGCTACGTCACGCGCGAAATCGAAACCACCTGGCTGTGGCGCAAGGCCGACGCGTACCGCCTCATCGACCAGCAGGCTCTGCTCTATAGCCGCAAGCGCCTGGTCTGGGAGTTCCCTGCCTGGGGCTGGCCGATGAACGTCTACCTAGGGGACGCGGTCCAGTGGCAGTCCACAAACGACAACGACGCGCGGCGCGGAATCGTCATCGGCCGCCGCGTCGATCTTCAGAGCGGCGAATGCGAGTTGACCGTGCTCGACTGCTCGGATCGCGTAGAATACTACGCCCGCTGGACGTCCGACACTGAAGACGTCTACGACGACCAGGACACGGACGGCAAACGCATCTGGGGCTTCTGGACCGACGAGGACGGGCTGTGTGATCCACCCGATTCAACCTCGGACGACAGCCACTGGATCTAATCAACTGATTAGCAATACTTAATAGTTCGAGTTGTTAAGAATTCCTTAACTGCTCAGGAGCAAGCAATGACCGAGCGGCATGACAGCGAAAACCATGAATACACCGAGATCAGCACCCTCACCACGGGCAATCCGACCAAGGCCTCGGAGGGCAACGCGCTGCGGACCAACGTCGAATATGCCCTTGACGCCTCGGTGCAAGGGCTCAGCCCGGATGCCAGCTACAACAGCAGCCAGGCCGACGCGGCCAAGTCGGGCTTTGCGATCATCGATGTGTACGCGGTATGCCAGGAGGGCAACGGCGCGCAGATCCTCGACCCGGACAACCTGCCGTTCGATCTGGACGACAGCGATCAAATGAGCCTCTACGATCGGTTCATCACGATCGAGGTGATGTGGGTCTGTAACAATGCTGCGGACAAGACGGCAATGTGCAAGTTCCTGCCCGGCGGTGAGTACGACGACGCATTCTCGACCGGCAGCACGCAAAGCCACGGCACGATCGAGCATGGGACCAACGTAGTGCGCCTCTGGACCGGACCGGGGCAGTTGGATGTCACCACGGGCAAGTACGCGGGAACGGCGAACTATACGCTGGAAGATGTCTACACAACAACCGGCACCTGGACCGCCTGGGTGGACACGGACGATGACAACCTGTACCTGCGCGCCGACGATACATCGACCTACTCTTACTGGTTCGCCTGCGCAATCCGGATCACGGTCGGCCCGCGCACCACGCATTACAGCGCGTGATTGAATTATCTATACGCAGCCCGCATATTGTTCCCAGGAGGACGGGAGCTTGAAACATTTTTGGTTGATAGCGATCCTGGGGCTGATCTGCTGCATCGCAGCCTGCGCGCTGTCCGGCTCGGATGACGATGATGATGACACGGACGGCGGCGATGACGACGATGATACGGATGACGCGCTGGCCGGGGAGTGGTCGTGCGAAACGCTCCAAAACGGCAAAGAGTGGACGGCCCACGATTGGACGATAACCTTTGACGGCTGCGAGCCAGCGGGCTCAGTTCTGATATGTCAGACAGAGACGAACGACGGAGGTACAGCTGTAAGGTTCTATCCGGGATATCACAACGCGGGACACGGCACACTTTCGTACATCTCGCTCCTGACTGACGTTCAAGGCGGACTGCTTTACCGCTGCACCCGGGTAGATTGACGTCGATTACATAATGAGGAAGAGAGCATGAAACGCTTTTGGGTAATTGCGATCCTGGGCCTAATCTGCTGCATAGCGGCCTGCGCGCTGTCCGGCAGTGACGATGACGACGACGATATGGACACAGACAGCGGCGACGATGATGCTGACGACGACGACACAGACGGTGATGACGACGATCCTAGGGATGACGGCATTGATGTGAGCGGAGTATGGAACTGTCTATACATCATTGAAGGCGACGAAGAATGGCGAGGATATCAGGGGGGGTACGAAGAGACTTTTGAGGACACCTGCAAACTCTTCGACAACGCCATTCTGTGTTTTGATGACGACCCGGAGACAGGGGCAGACGGGGCCGTAATCACAGCCCCAGCGACGCTTAAGGATGGCGTGCTGACGATTGTCAGGGTGCCGATGAGCAGTAGCAATTACACAATAAAGCGCTGCACCCGCGCCGACTGACAACCTGACAACCGCGACCACGTGGGGCTCGGACTTCGGTCCGGGCCTTTTGTTTTGGAGACAGCATTGAATACACGAATCAGCGACGACGATATCGCCCGCCGGCTGGAATGCATGGAGCGCAAGCTCGATCGGATCCGCACCCAGGATCTGCCCGGCCTACGCATTGCGATCGCCACGCTCAAGGTGCGCGCCTCGCTGTGGGGCGGACTGGCCGGGCTGGTGCCCGCGTTGATCGCCGTCATCGTGCTGCTGCTGCGGCTGCTGAGTTAGTTCTTTCCTGAATAGTCCTCGATTCAACCGACATGGGAGATCCGATGCGGAACCAAATGCTGCAACTGCTCGACCTGCGCCACAGGCTGCCCGTTCACAGCAGCAAACATTGGAGGCGCAGAGAGATCGACCAAATCCGCTGCGTTGTGACCCACCAAAGTCTGGGCTCGGCCGCCGAACTCGAGCCGGGCCTGCTCACGCGCTATTTGGCCGCGTACCACGTTAAGAGCGATCCGCGCGGCACAGCCTACGGCCGCAACTGGCCGGGCCTGGCCTACCACTTCTGCATCGAGCCTTGCGGCGCGCTGATCTGGGCCAACGACCTGGAGTCCGTGACCTATCACACGGGCGGCGCGCGCAACCGCGACGGCGTGGGAATCGTAATCTGCGGCGATTTCGACGGCCCGGGCCATGCGGGAAAACATCAGCCGACAGCGGCGCAGCACCAGGCCTGGCTGCGGTTGATGGCCTGGCTCGAGCACGACCTCCAGATCGCGCCTGCACAAATCTACGGCCACTGCGACGCTCCGGGCGGCACGCTAAAGGCCGCCTGCCCGGGCTACGTGGTCCATGGCTGGATCAAGAGCTACTCAAATGCCAAACAACGACAAAAAGCATAACGCTCTGGGCGCGGCGGCTGCGGCCGCGGCGGCCAAGGCAGTGGTTCAGCTCGCCGCGTTCAAGGTCTGGGTGTTGGCCTGCGCGGTCTCCCTGGTGCTCGTCGGCAGCATCGACGGCCAGTCCTTTGCCTGGATCGTGGCCGCGCTGGTCGCCGGACGCGCGGCCGAATACTGGCGCGTGCCCGGATCGGGCTACGGCCTGCCGCCCCAGGGCGGCCCCGGAGATTGAGCCATGCAAATCAGCACCCGAACAAAAATCGAGATCGCGCTGATTGCGGCGCTGATCGTGCTCTCGTTGGTCGCCCTGTACCAGCATCGTCTGGCGACCGGGGCCCAGGCCGCACTCGAACAAAACCTCAACGCCGCGGAATTGGACGACCTAAGCGCCGGAGTAATCGGCGCGCGGGCCGTGGACAGCTCGGCCTTAAAACGGCTGATCGCGAAACGCCCCGGCGCGATCAGACCCGAGGCGCACGGGCTGCGGCCCTACGGCGCGACCAATGCCGAGGCAATCGTTCGATCCAGGGGAGGCGGGGAACTTGTACGTCGCAGCTCCCCGACGACCGAGGACGCGGCGGTCCCTCCTGCCGCCGCCGGCTCCGCCTCCCCACCTTCACTGCACTTCCACGACTGGCGGCTGAACCTCGACGCCTTTCCCGCACACGACGATCCCGCGCGCTGGCGGATCGAGTACGAGCTGCGCCAACGCTTCCGCCTGGAGGCTGAGCTGTGGTCCGATGACGCGGGCAACATCGCGGCCCAGAGCATGCGGCTGATCGAGCTCGGAGCGCAGGGCGAGGATCTGGCAGCGGCCGAACTAACCCGCGCCAGCTTTGTCACTGCGCCGAAAAAATCGAATTGGCGCGAACGTGTGGGGCCGTTTATCAGCTCGGATCTGTTCGTGGATTTAGACCGCAACGGGCCGCATCACGCCGCGCTGAGCGCGACCGCCGGAGTAGAGCTGTGGGGCGCGTGCCTGGGACTGCGCGTGGTTGCGAACGACGAGTTGCGCGCCCGCGCCGGTTTGATGCTCGGCTGGCGCCGCCGCTGGTAAAACGAAGCCCCCGCAAGCGGGGGCTTCGATCGATTCGATGGTGCGAAAGGGGGGATTCGAACCCCCATGAGCTTGCACTCACTGGACCCTGAACCCAGCGCGTCTACCAGTTCCGCCACTTTCGCACTCTTTTCCCCGGTTCAGGGAAGTATCCGTTTACCACCAGATATCTGCACTGTCAAGCCTTCCGAATTCCGCCGCTAAAGAACCTCCCTTCGATTCTCTATTGATCTTGCCTCCCACTGTAGTTGACATCGGCCAAGCGCTGATGCTAGCTTGATTTCCTCTGATGACCAAACTGGGGGATGTTGTGCGCAAACTGCGGTTTTTCTTAGGGATTGCCTTGAGCTTGGCCATGCTCGGGACGCTGTGCGTCACAGCGGCAACGGCGCAAAATCCAGCCGATGAGGGTTGGGTGCTCAAAAAGGACTCGGACGGGCTAAAAATATACAACCGCGAAAAGGCCGGCTCGGACATCAAGGAGCTGCTGGCGATCGGCACGATCGACGCTGCGCCCGCGCGCGTGTTCAAGGTGCTGGGCGACTACGAGAACTTCAAGGACTTCATGCCCTACACAGAAGCCTCGCACATCATCAAGACCGAACAGCAGGGCGATAAGAAGCTCACTTGGTGGTTTACGTTGCTCGACCTGCCGATGGTCAGCGACCGCTACTACACCCTGGTGCTCACCGACGGACAAGAGGGCGATAATTTCCGCAGCCAGTGGATCATGGCCAAGGACATGCCGCCCGACCCGGCCTGGGGCGACCCGAGCATCGCTGCCTATCAGGGCAACCGCAAAGAGCCGGTCAAAACGCGCGAGAACAAGGGCTACTGGCTGCTCAAGCCGATCGACGGCGGCGCCAGGACCCAGGCGAACTACTACGTCTACACCGATCCAGGCGGATCGATCCCCTCTTGGCTTGCCAACCAGGCAAACTCCATCGCCATTCCCGAACTGTTCAAGGCTGTCCGCGAGAGGGTTCAAGACCCGCGGTATAATTAATCCCGGCCAAGCCCGATCCCTGGGCTCCGCGGAGGCATGATTGCGGGCTAGCACATTAATAATCGGAGTGCTGCTCGGCGCGTTGTGCGCCTGCGCCTTGGCGTCCCATGCCGTAGCCGCCGAGCAAGACTCGATCGACGAGACGGCCCAGATCCACTTTGCCGCGGCGACTGCCGCATATTTGCGCGGCGATTATCAGCTCGCAGCCGACCGCTTCGCCCTGGCTCATCACAGCTCGCCGCAGTTGACGATCGCCCTGTATTGGGAAGGAGTCTGTGCCAACGCGCTGGGGGATTACAATCGCGCCGAGGATCGGCTGCAACGCTTCCTCGATACGCAGGGCGAACCGGCCGACAGGGCGCACTTCGAGCTGGCCGTGGCGTCGATCGGTCTGCAGCGCTGGCAACGGGCGCTCTCGCAGCTCGACAGAGCGGCCCTTGCCGATCAGCCCCGGCCCGAGATCGCATATTACCGCGGCCTGTGCCTGGTGCGCCTGGAGCGGACCGACCAAGCGCGCGTCTGGCTCCAGCGGGCGCTGAGCAATACTCCCCAGTGGCGCGACCGCATCCTGGCGTTGCTGGCGGCCTGCGACCTGATCGACGGCGACCGCAGCGCGGCCACGCGCAACATCAACGAAGCGCTGAGCGCGACCCATGACCAGGGGCTGCGCGACGAGCTGTCACTGACCATCGAGGCCATCGAGCGCAGCGCCGACCGGCTGCGCTGGTGGGATTTGTGGCTGCGGCTGGGCGGCGGATACGACAGCAACGCCGCGCTGATCTCCGACGAGTTCGAGGACGCCTCGCCCGAGTCGTACATCGCCGAAGCCGCGCTACAGGCGCTGCTGCTGCCGCTGCATCGTCCCGCGCTTAAGCAGTGGATCGGCTACCGTTTCGACGGCCGGATGCACCTGGGCTACGACAAGGATCAGCAGCCCGACGCGTCCGAGTTCGACATGCTGCGACACCGCGGTCTTTTGGGAATCCAGGGCCGGATCGGGCTGGGCCGCAGCGCGGCGCTCCAGCCGGCGTTGGGCTACACATTCAGCCACGTGACCCTCGGCGGCGAGGACTATCTGCTCGAGCATCGCGCCGACCCCTCGCTGACCATAATCGAGTCGCGGCTGCTGGCAACGCGCCTGGCCTACGCACTGCTCTACGACGATTACTACCAGATCGACGACCTCGACGGCCTTTCCCATCGCGCGGAGCTGACGCAGTTCATCAGTTTCTGGGATAATGGCGGCCTGATCAGCATCGGCGGAGGCGGCGAGATCCGACAGACAGGCGCGGAGTTGTACGACCGGACCGCCTGGTGGGTCGCGGCCGGATTGGACGCGCCGCTGTTCGTCGGAATAAGGATCGACGTGAACTACAGCTATCGCCAGGACGACTACAGCGATCATCCGCTGGAGCGTTACGAGACCGGCAACCGCATGGGCGTCGGGCTGCGGCGCAAGTTCGTTCAGCGACTGACCCTCGAGGTCCGCGCCCAGGTCACCGACGTCACGGCCGATCCCGAGATCTACAGCTACAGCCGCCTGGTGGGCGGCGCGTGGCTCAAGTGGGAGTTCTGATGCGCAAGTCCTTGGAGGCGATGCGCGAGGTCCCCCTGTTCAAGGGGCTGGGAGACCGGGAGCTGGGATTGCTGTACGAGCGCTGCGTGGTGCGCTCCTACGAGCCGGACACGATCATTGTCAGGCAAGGGGCTGTGGGCGACGCGCTGTACGTGGTGCTCAGCGGCAAGGTCAAGGTCACGCTCTACTCCGAGTCGGGACGCGAGGTGGTGCTCGATACGCTCGCGCCGGAATCGTTCTTCGGCGAGATGAGCCTGATCGACGCCGCGCCGCGTTCGGCGAACGTGATCACCGTCGAGCAAAGCGAACTGCTGTACCTGGGACGCAGGGACTTCCGCCGGGCGCTGACCGACAATCCGACCCTGGCGCTGAGCCTGCTCGAGGAGCTGTGCCGCCGACTGCGCGAGGCCGACGCCAAGATCGGCCATTTGGCGCTGGTCGATGTACAGGGCCGGGTGGCCGGATTCCTGCTGCGCCTGGGGCGCGAGCACGGCAAGAAGATGGCCGGCGGCTACTTGATCGAAAAGCGACCGACCCACCTGGAGATGGCCGGGCTGCTGGGAACCTCGCGCGAGACGGTCAGCCGGGCGATGAGCGAATTCATCAAACGCGGCTACATTCGGCAGCAGGGCCGCAAGCTGTTCATCCCGCTGGACAC includes:
- a CDS encoding peptidoglycan recognition family protein, whose translation is MRNQMLQLLDLRHRLPVHSSKHWRRREIDQIRCVVTHQSLGSAAELEPGLLTRYLAAYHVKSDPRGTAYGRNWPGLAYHFCIEPCGALIWANDLESVTYHTGGARNRDGVGIVICGDFDGPGHAGKHQPTAAQHQAWLRLMAWLEHDLQIAPAQIYGHCDAPGGTLKAACPGYVVHGWIKSYSNAKQRQKA
- a CDS encoding SRPBCC family protein — encoded protein: MTKLGDVVRKLRFFLGIALSLAMLGTLCVTAATAQNPADEGWVLKKDSDGLKIYNREKAGSDIKELLAIGTIDAAPARVFKVLGDYENFKDFMPYTEASHIIKTEQQGDKKLTWWFTLLDLPMVSDRYYTLVLTDGQEGDNFRSQWIMAKDMPPDPAWGDPSIAAYQGNRKEPVKTRENKGYWLLKPIDGGARTQANYYVYTDPGGSIPSWLANQANSIAIPELFKAVRERVQDPRYN
- a CDS encoding tetratricopeptide repeat protein; protein product: MRASTLIIGVLLGALCACALASHAVAAEQDSIDETAQIHFAAATAAYLRGDYQLAADRFALAHHSSPQLTIALYWEGVCANALGDYNRAEDRLQRFLDTQGEPADRAHFELAVASIGLQRWQRALSQLDRAALADQPRPEIAYYRGLCLVRLERTDQARVWLQRALSNTPQWRDRILALLAACDLIDGDRSAATRNINEALSATHDQGLRDELSLTIEAIERSADRLRWWDLWLRLGGGYDSNAALISDEFEDASPESYIAEAALQALLLPLHRPALKQWIGYRFDGRMHLGYDKDQQPDASEFDMLRHRGLLGIQGRIGLGRSAALQPALGYTFSHVTLGGEDYLLEHRADPSLTIIESRLLATRLAYALLYDDYYQIDDLDGLSHRAELTQFISFWDNGGLISIGGGGEIRQTGAELYDRTAWWVAAGLDAPLFVGIRIDVNYSYRQDDYSDHPLERYETGNRMGVGLRRKFVQRLTLEVRAQVTDVTADPEIYSYSRLVGGAWLKWEF
- a CDS encoding Crp/Fnr family transcriptional regulator; translated protein: MRKSLEAMREVPLFKGLGDRELGLLYERCVVRSYEPDTIIVRQGAVGDALYVVLSGKVKVTLYSESGREVVLDTLAPESFFGEMSLIDAAPRSANVITVEQSELLYLGRRDFRRALTDNPTLALSLLEELCRRLREADAKIGHLALVDVQGRVAGFLLRLGREHGKKMAGGYLIEKRPTHLEMAGLLGTSRETVSRAMSEFIKRGYIRQQGRKLFIPLDTLLDPKDGGGL